A genomic region of Cydia splendana chromosome 17, ilCydSple1.2, whole genome shotgun sequence contains the following coding sequences:
- the LOC134798995 gene encoding cytochrome P450 6k1-like yields the protein MLLTLLITVFVCLLAILYIQHRRNSRFWAERGVPHSPPHPLLGNFDCFFKQNVGIWMRDLHAKFQAPLTGIWVFRQPVLVVADPEVTRRILLSDSDLFRNRYLASGKSDPVGGLNIFTIKDPTWSNIRRRITYIFTAAKLKAMHGLLSSKSKATVNRIQQDKANNKTTEIRTLFTDYTTDIIGTSLFGMQNDAVGTGDSALRAVTREFMRFDWFRGLSIYSIFFWPALVDIFRFSFFPKKSVDFFRKTVNTIIEHRTTNNLENNDLLDALVKMKKEKLDDGQEFSDDLLAAQATIMLQGGFDTSAVALTFMVNELAHNSKIQEKLYKELSEAKKKKDGADFNFSDLEKLVYLNCVIKESLRRYPPMGWLDRISSVDYKINDSFTLPANIPVYINAIGMHHDPKLFPEPYKFDPDRFLPENEQNFVPFSYLPFGDGPRMCLGKRFALMSMWYLLSELILSMELQPLPCSTMPSKVIFESKAPFLMPEHPISVEFIPRN from the exons ATGTTATTAACACTACTAATCACTGTGTTTGTCTGTCTGCTGGCCATATTGTACATTCAGCACCGCAGGAACAGTCGCTTCTGGGCTGAACGGGGTGTGCCGCACTCCCCCCCACACCCATTGCTGGGTAACTTCGACTGCTTCTTCAAACAGAATGTG GGTATATGGATGCGTGATCTGCACGCAAAGTTCCAAGCCCCGTTAACTGGAATCTGGGTATTCCGGCAGCCTGTCCTGGTGGTAGCGGATCCTGAGGTCACGAGGCGTATCCTGCTGTCTGACAGCGACCTTTTCCGGAACAGATATTTGGCATCCGGAAAGTCTGATCCTGTTGGGGGGCTTAACATTTTCACCATTAAA GATCCAACATGGAGTAACATTAGGCGGCGTATAACATACATATTCACGGCAGCAAAGCTAAAGGCGATGCATGGCCTGTTGTCGTCTAAATCAAAAGCGACCGTCAACCGAATACAGCAAGATAAGGCGAACAACAAGACCACGGAGATTAGG ACCCTCTTTACTGACTACACCACCGACATCATCGGAACATCCCTCTTCGGCATGCAGAACGATGCCGTCGGCACTGGTGACAGTGCCCTCCGTGCTGTTACTCGGGAGTTCATGAGATTCGATTGGTTTCGCGGGCTGTCTATTTACAGCATATTCTTCTGGCCTGCTCTTGTGGATATTTTCAG GTTCTCGTTTTTCCCGAAAAAAAGTGTGGATTTCTTTAGAAAGACTGTGAATACGATAATTGAACACAGAACAACCAACAACCTTGAAAACAATGATCTTCTTGACGCTTTGGTTAAGATGAAGAAAGAAAAACTTGACGATGGGCAAG AATTTAGTGATGACCTGCTAGCCGCCCAGGCTACTATCATGCTGCAAGGAGGATTCGACACTTCGGCAGTCGCTCTCACATTCATGGTGAACGAGCTAGCTCACAATTCCAAGATACAG GAAAAACTATACAAGGAATTAAGTGAGGCTAAAAAGAAGAAAGATGGTGCTGACTTCAATTTTAGTGATTTGGAGAAATTGGTTTATCTAAACTGTGTTATTAAAG AGAGCTTGCGAAGATACCCTCCAATGGGCTGGCTGGACCGCATCAGCTCCGTCGACTACAAGATCAACGACTCCTTTACCCTCCCTGCGAACATCCCCGTCTACATCAACGCCATTGGCATGCACCATGACCCCAAGTTGTTCCCTGAACCTTACAAGTTCGACCCTGATAGATTCTTGCCCGAGAATGAGCAGAATTTTGTCCCTTTCTCGTATTTGCCATTTGGAGATGGTCCCAGAATGTGTTTAG GTAAACGTTTTGCACTGATGTCCATGTGGTACCTGCTGTCAGAACTCATCCTGAGCATGGAGCTCCAGCCTCTGCCCTGCTCGACGATGCCAAGCAAAGTGATCTTCGAGTCAAAAGCCCCATTCCTTATGCCGGAGCATCCTATATCTGTCGAGTTTATACCGAGGAACTGA